GCGATGCAGTGCTGCCCAgccaaccacagaaactaccatTGCCAGTGTAAGCCAGCTTGTCAGAACTTAAATTAACACAGGGATTCTACGTCAAGGACAGCCTGGCACCGGAACACGACAGGACAGCTGGAGAAGCTTCAGGAACCCCGGGCGCCCTCAGACTCCGCCCGCCGTCTGCTATACGATGTACTCCATGCGGTTCAGGCTCTGCGCGCTCTCCAGGTCTCTGTTGTCCTGTTTGTTTGTCCAGTTCGGGTGCTTGGCCGGCGTGCCGTGGGGGGACTTCTCCTCTCTGTCGACCAGCGTGTACGTGGCCTGCCTGGCGAAGCGGGCTTTCTGCTGGTGCTTGTCCATGTCGTCCTCTTCCACCTCCGAGTTGTGTGTCCTTATTTTGGACATTTTGGAGTTCTTGTTCTCGTAGTCCTTGATGGGGACCGTGTTGGCCCCGTGCTTCTCAATGGGGTTCTTGATCTGGTTCAGCTGCTCCCGCACGTTGTTGGTGGTGCTCTCCTCAGAGGCCGAGCGCGCGTGGCTGCCGGGCTTCCGCCGCTTGCGCACGCACCAGTAGAAGGCGGTCACCAGGCAGCAGACCCAGGCCACGGTCAGGACCGAGCTCAGCAGGGGCACCAGGAAATCTGCAAGGCAGGGGCACCCCCGTGAGCCCCGCGCCCACGGCTCCCCTGTCCTTGGTCCCTGAGAAGGGCGCGTGGGGACGAGTCCCTTTCCCAACCACACATCATCACCTCCCAGCATCCTCAGAGATCCAGCATCCCGTAGAGGCTCCCGCCTTGGTGCGGAACAGCATCTGGGCCGGTCACGGGGAGTCTGGCTACTTAGGCAGCTCATTAGAGGAGCCGGTTTTCAGAACCATCAGAAAGAGGGTCCCGGCACGGACGGCTCAAATGCCCCCAGTGGTCCTGCGCCCGGCAAGTCGCTTCACTAGAACGGTGATGCTCGGGGCATCCACGGGGGACCCTGGACATCCTGCAGGGCCATCGAGCCATCTATCAAACCCGTGTCTCAGTGCTTAGGACGGGCTGTCCCCTGATACTGGAGCACAGGACAGGCTCCGCACAGACACGCGCTCAAGGCACAGCCATGCTCTTCCCAGGACCCAGAGACAATGTGTGCCTGGAAGGGCGCCCGCCTGCCGGAGCACAGCTTGCAGGCAGGGGAACAAGTCAGGGCCGCCTCTGCCCTTTGCCATGTGACCTTGGTCACGTCAGCCggcctctgttttctcagttAAACATGGGGGATCCTTGAGTAGGGAACCATCAAGTAACTCCCCACCCTGGCGGTTTTACTGGACGCCAGTTGTATTGGTCTTATTGATGAGATGGACAGACGGTCCTCACAGAAAGGGACCACCGCCCCCACCACCTACCTGTTCTGTTCTTCAGAGGACGCCTCTGAACTCTCACTTCTGCAACGGCGGCGATCAGTGAGCTGTTCCCTTCTCGTTTACTAACAAGATCTATAATTTTGTCGGTGATTTCCTTGATTGGGTTTCCATCATCCCGGATGTCTTCAGCAGACTGGAAAAGGAAGACTCATCAGACCAGAGGGTCAGGGACACTCTACAGTCAcctttattcaaaattatttgaCCACACGTGTATGTCAAGCTCTCCTTCAATATATCTGCTCACCTGGACACTGGCTAAGTGAAGTTTCTGAGCTACTTTGCAATCAAACAACTAAGCGTGCATGGGTCTCATACTCACGATGGCCACGTGTATTTCATTGTTTGCAGAAGGGGAAGGCTCGCAAGCTATGTAGATTGAATATTCAGCAGAAACATTCTTCAAAATATTCAAATTCCGCAATTCGCTGCAAATGTGCTCTGTGGTGAGACCCTAGAACGAGATTTTTTAATTCACACACATGTAaaagagcagaaggaaaaaaggCTGCTGCTTGCTTGAAAGTGAAGCTATATTCAGAAGCTGAGCTCTGGTGTAAGACAAGAATCTAGGCTAAGGGGGAGGAGATCCGAGCTCGACTTGCCCCTGCTTTAGGGCAGGCAGACACACCCCACCTCTCCAAAGCCAGCAAGGTGTTCCGTACCGGCGACATCATCTCCTTGTTGAAGGTGAACGTGATGTTGGCACAGTTGTCCTGGTAGTAGGGGTCGGAGGCACACTTGGTCTTCACGGGCTGGAGGCTGGAGGACCGGCACTCACCCACACCAGTGCAGGGGCGCACGAAGCACTGGGCGTCCAGGATGGGGATGCAGCTCTGCCCGCTGGGGCACTCGCTGTGCCCTTTGTGCAGCGAGCAAGGGCGGGGACCACACCACACctgcagagacagacagagaagagCTCAGGAGACGCTCGTTGGCAGTTCCAGAACCAGAACGCTGGCGGCTGGGGCCACGCCTACCTTCGAGCAGGCGATCCTCCCGTCCAGGCACTGGCAGGTGTTGCAGTCATCGTCCCACTTGGCCCCATCAGGTATCACGCTCCCCACGGTGATGCAAGATCTCCCTGAAACTGAGGTGGAGACTCGTGAGTGGGAGGAGTTGCCTTTTCTGGAGACGGTTCTCCTGATTCTTCACTCCCCGCCCGTCGGGAAGTGATGACACCTGTTGCCCCTTGCCCTGTGACAACACAGTTGCTCCCACGATGGGCAAGCGTCCCTCCTTCCCCAGTGGCCTTTGCACCTGCCACGTGACCGGCTTTGGTCAGTGCAGTGCGTTGGGATGCGACGTGAGCAGAGTCTCTCCCGGGTGAGCTTGGCCCCTTGAGAGTCTGCCGTTTGCCAGGAAAAGGACATGCCCTGGATACAGTGCTGGTCCAAGGAGGATGGGGTGGCACACAGACCTGGGCACCCAAGCCGAGGCATCCATCGCTCTGCTTCTGCCCTTTGTGCCCACGAGCAACACCAATACTTGTTGTACGCACGGAGATCGGGGATGGTTGTCACACAGCATAGCTGTGGCAACAGCTGGCTAAAACCAACAGCTACCCTGTTTTCATGGGACCCCCCCCCTCAGGTTTCCCCGTCCCCGTGGTCCCAAGTGGATGTCCCCTCCGTGTTCTCTCCCTGAGCATACTGTCCACTCACGAACAGTCAAAACAGTGACTGCAGTGCCTGCTCAGCCCGCAGGACACACGGGCAGCTGGGCCCGGCCCACGTACCTTCCTGGCATTTAGCACCACTGTGCCCTGGGGGGCAGACACACCGGTACCCATTGATCTCATCCACACAGGTCGCCCCGAAGGCACAAGGTGAAGACTGGCATTCGTTGATGTCTAGGAAAAATGGAGTTCGAGCTTAGGCCCCAGTGGGAGGCAGCAatgtttttctaagtttttaCTGAAAAAACGTACACAGATAAGCTTTCTTAAGTATAAGCTTAATGCATTTTCGTCACATGACCAGCACCCAAATAAACAGATCATCAGTACTCCCAAAGTCTCCAGTCACTGCCCCACAAGGACCACCGCTAGCCTGATTTCTAACAGCTGAGAATCATATGGGGAAGCAGCAATTTTTAACTGAGGTTCCTTTTTCTTTGATAGTACAATTTAGAACAAGGGCCGGCAAAGATCTTGAAAAGGGTCAGCTAGTAAGTAGTTTCGGCTTTGCAGGCCATGTAGTCTCTGTCACGACTGCCCAACTCTGTTGCAGCATGAAAGCAGCCCTAGACGGTACATCAACAAGGGTGTGGCTATGTGTCAATCAAACTTTATTTTGGCCCCCAGGCCATAATTTGCTGACTCCCGATTCAGAAACATGAAACAGATACACAGTTCCCCCATCTAGTAGTTCTTGAAGTCCCAGACTTGGGGACCTCAAGGACCAGTAAAACTTTAAATGCTTTAGGGACAAGAACACAAAGAAGTACAACTAATCTATCACCTTTTTTGGCAGAAGAAAGGGCATGTAAAAAAAGTAGGGAAAAGgctcaaaataaagaataaactgTGAACTTCCTGAAAAACTGCATTGCCTGCCTCCATTTTGTTTAGTCATTTCACCGGGGCCTGATCAAGCCCTGGAAACCGCAGCCCCAGTCCCTTCTGTGGCCTTAGCTCTGTCCCCCACCGGCATGGCTGTGGCAACGTCCGCTTGCCCATAATTTCATGTTAGTCACGGGGACAGGCACACTCTTTCCTTAGGACCTCAGAGTAGATTAATCACCAAATTCTGTGTCTGACGCTCTCTCCCCTAGAGCAAGGAGGGCTGTGTCCCCCAGAGAGGGGCCGGCAGGTACCTGGGAGGGAGAGTCCAGCCAGGGCCATCTTAATCCCAGCTGGAGGCAGGAGGTTACTTGTCAAGGCTACTTAGAACCATggccataattattttaaagatgaaaactctCAGGCTGAGGGTTTGGAGTGGGGAGACCCAGTCGGAGGTGGTCCTTACTTATCCTGCAGTCGGGCCCAGCGAAGCCGGGGGCGCACTCACAGCGGTACCAGTTCTCTCCATCCACGCACGTGCCACTGTTGTAGCTATGAAAGCAAAGACCCCTCGGTCACCACCAGTCCACCACTCCCCCTGCCAGTTCAAAGGTAGCCGTGCCAGTTACGATCGGCGGCTCTCACCCCTGCTCACACGCACCACTGcctgggagctttaaaaacactgatgtctgggtcccacccccagagtgTCTAATATCACAGGTCTCGGTTGCAGCCCAGGCACTGGAACTTATAAACGCTCCCCGGGTGATTCTcgtgtgcagccaaggttgagaatcactgctctaaatGAGGACACAACCTGACTAATTAAAGTGTGGTCCACGGACCAGCAAGATCGGTGTTGCCTGGGAGCTTGTCGGAGAGGAGGAATGTGCCGCAGCCCCCAGACCTCCCGCATCTGAACCTGCACTTCAAACAAGACCCCCAGGAGATGCCCCCACATGTCACAGCCAACAAGTGCCGGCTTAAAATGTGGCCATGCTTACCAGGGATGAGGACTGCAGTCATTGGTAtctgcaaagtaaaaaaaaagacaacttaacAGTGAGGCCTTCTTAGCCCTAAGTAAAAACACCAGTGATTTCCCACGATACCCAGATGATAAAGCTGTCGTTAACACCGGCAGAAGGAGCTTAAGACCTCTGCTCAATTGGAACCAGGCCCACACCACACTTGGTCCCATTCGCCGTGGGACACATGTACACAGGAAGaggccctgggtggggtgggcagggggtgtGAGAATGGATGGAGACAGGCTGCTGGTCAGACCGGAGCTGGGAACCACGACGCCATCTGTCTCCACTTATCTCCTCGGCGACTTTCTCATGCCCAGGTCAGGGCTGCATCCCATCAAGTCATTAGAACAGACCCAGGTGATGCAGAAGCAGACATCAAACAGCTCTGCTTCTGGTTTCCATTGCCAGTCCCTGGGGGTGTCAGGATGGACTCCTGCAGCCCTCAGAGAGTTCAAGGTGGCAAGCGGGGGGGAAGCACTCACTCTGCGTACAGATGGGCCCCTCCCAGCCTTCTTTGCAGACACACGTGAAGGACTCGCCGTTGACCACACAGGTGCCCCCATTGTGGCAGGGGTTAGGCAGGCAGCTACTGTTTCGGGCTACGAGATAAGAGCAGACAGGACCACCCTCCCTGAGGATCCAGCAACAGTCTGGAGGGGCAGAAACCAGGTCCCGGGAAACAGGCATAGGCTCACAGGCCCACGGCCCCTGCGAAGCCCAGGGAGGGCAGAAAGGTACCTATGTTACAGGTCGTTCCTTCCCAGCCTCCGGGACACATGCACTTGAAAGCGTCCCCCTCGTCATAGCAGGTGCCACCATTGTTGCACGTAGCCTCGTCACACTGGCTGTCACCTGGAGGAGAAGATCCCGGCGTGAGCCCCTGGCCGGCCCTGCTCACGGAAGACAGGGCAGGATCCCGGCCGGCCACCACTTACGTGAGTGGCAGGTCTTGCCTTTCCACCCGTTTTTACAGTCGCAGTAAAAGTCGTTGACCAGGTCACGACACGAGCCCCCGTTGTGGCAGGGGTTCTGGCTGCAGTCGTTAATATCTGCAATCAGAGGAGACGCCCGGCTGAAGACGCTCCCAGGCCCATCCACGCCCCACGACGCCTGAGAACTGCATCTCTCCACCCTTATCCCCTGCTTTCCACGCCCAGTTCAAAACCAGCAGAGCCACCTGGGGACTTAAACACGGTCACCCTTTCCCAGGAATAAAGGAGCCCCCGACAGGCCACGGAAGTTAAAGTCAAGATGGGCAGAAACGACAACCCAAACAGAAAGATGATCGCTTTTCCTGCAAGCGGGGATATCTATCATCCTAATTACAGGGTCTAATTCTATAAGCTCCTCCGCAGAAGTTCCTTCCTGCTGGCTGGCATCAGCATCAACACATGCAAAtaggcccccccaaaaaaaaaacaggccatGCCGTCCCAGGGCAGGAATTGTCGGGGTCTTACTCCCAGATATTTCCACGAAGAAGAATGGCTTCCCATGTGGATTCTGTCCTGCCCACACCCCCCAGAGCTGTCTGTCCCCAAAGGACCCCTGACTCACTGGTCTCACAGTAGGCGCCCTCCCAGCCACCACTGCAGATACACTTGTAGGAGTTGACACCATCGATGCAAGTGCCACCATTTTTACAGGGGTTGCTCTCACAGTCGTTAATATctgtgaaaggaaaaacaaacagaaacacaggTAAGTGAAGGAAAAGTAATGCCACCGCCAAGCACTGTTCTATGGGTTTCCCTGCCCCTCCTGAGAAAATACACCGGGCACCTCAACATTTAACTCCGTCAGGACTGTTTCTGAATCCGGCAGGCAGTTTTATCAAGCAGGGGCCTCCAGAGAGCACCCCGTCCCTTTTATTTAATGTCCTCGCACTAAGCTACTTGGTGAGAGTGGGGAGGAAACTCCTAGGGAAAGAGGACCACCCCATCTAGTAAGGTTCCAGAACATTCTAAAATAAACGTGCTGAAGACTTGAGAGGCGTCAGTGATCTCGTAAGTTAAACATGACCTCAGTCTTAGATTGTAGATGGTAAACCTGGACTGGTCTCTCCTGAAATGATTCCAGATGCCCCCCCAGCTGGGccggggcagggttggggggacCTCGGCCCATTCCCCGAGGATGCGGGGTCTTACTTTCATGGCAGTACGTTCCAGTGAAGCCTTTGTTACAGTCACAGGTGAATTTGCCTCCAGACTGACTCTTGCACTTCCCGTGGGGACCGCAGACATTGGAGGAAATATAGCGCACCCCTTCAGGCGTGTCATTGGAGGCCATGGCCACCGTGCAGCTGTCAATCACTGCGAGACAGACTTGGGGTCAGATCCCCGCCAGGGACCCGAAGACCCGGTGTTCCTGAGCCCAGGACCCGTGCCACGCCTGCTCTCC
This DNA window, taken from Balaenoptera ricei isolate mBalRic1 chromosome 15, mBalRic1.hap2, whole genome shotgun sequence, encodes the following:
- the JAG1 gene encoding protein jagged-1 isoform X1 — encoded protein: MRSPRTRGRPGRPLSLLLALLCALRAKVCGASGQFELEILSMQNVNGELQNGNCCGGARNPGDRKCSRDECDTYFKVCLKEYQSRVTAGGPCSFGSGSTPVIGGNTFNLKASRGNERNRIVLPFSFAWPRSYTLLVEAWDSSNDTVQPDSIIEKASHSGMINPSRQWQTLKQNTGVAHFEYQIRVTCDDYYYGFGCNKFCRPRDDFFGHYACDQNGNKTCMEGWMGPECNKAICRQGCSPKHGSCKLPGDCRCQYGWQGLYCDKCIPHPGCVHGTCNEPWQCLCETNWGGQLCDKDLNYCGTHQPCLNGGTCSNTGPDKYQCSCPEGYSGPNCEIAEHACLSDPCHNRGSCKETSLGFECECSPGWTGPTCSTNIDDCSPNNCSHGGTCQDLVNGFKCVCPPQWTGKTCQLDANECEAKPCVNAKSCKNLIASYYCDCLPGWMGQNCDININDCLGQCQNDASCRDLVNGYRCICPPGYAGDHCETDIDECASNPCLNGGHCQNEINRFQCLCPTGFSGNLCQLDIDYCEPNPCQNGAQCYNRASDYFCKCPEDYEGKNCSHLKDHCRTTPCEVIDSCTVAMASNDTPEGVRYISSNVCGPHGKCKSQSGGKFTCDCNKGFTGTYCHENINDCESNPCKNGGTCIDGVNSYKCICSGGWEGAYCETNINDCSQNPCHNGGSCRDLVNDFYCDCKNGWKGKTCHSRDSQCDEATCNNGGTCYDEGDAFKCMCPGGWEGTTCNIARNSSCLPNPCHNGGTCVVNGESFTCVCKEGWEGPICTQNTNDCSPHPCYNSGTCVDGENWYRCECAPGFAGPDCRININECQSSPCAFGATCVDEINGYRCVCPPGHSGAKCQEVSGRSCITVGSVIPDGAKWDDDCNTCQCLDGRIACSKVWCGPRPCSLHKGHSECPSGQSCIPILDAQCFVRPCTGVGECRSSSLQPVKTKCASDPYYQDNCANITFTFNKEMMSPGLTTEHICSELRNLNILKNVSAEYSIYIACEPSPSANNEIHVAISAEDIRDDGNPIKEITDKIIDLVSKREGNSSLIAAVAEVRVQRRPLKNRTDFLVPLLSSVLTVAWVCCLVTAFYWCVRKRRKPGSHARSASEESTTNNVREQLNQIKNPIEKHGANTVPIKDYENKNSKMSKIRTHNSEVEEDDMDKHQQKARFARQATYTLVDREEKSPHGTPAKHPNWTNKQDNRDLESAQSLNRMEYIV
- the JAG1 gene encoding protein jagged-1 isoform X2, translated to MRSPRTRGRPGRPLSLLLALLCALRAKVCGASGQFELEILSMQNVNGELQNGNCCGGARNPGDRKCSRDECDTYFKVCLKEYQSRVTAGGPCSFGSGSTPVIGGNTFNLKASRGNERNRIVLPFSFAWPRSYTLLVEAWDSSNDTVQPDSIIEKASHSGMINPSRQWQTLKQNTGVAHFEYQIRVTCDDYYYGFGCNKFCRPRDDFFGHYACDQNGNKTCMEGWMGPECNKAICRQGCSPKHGSCKLPGDCRCQYGWQGLYCDKCIPHPGCVHGTCNEPWQCLCETNWGGQLCDKDLNYCGTHQPCLNGGTCSNTGPDKYQCSCPEGYSGPNCEIAEHACLSDPCHNRGSCKETSLGFECECSPGWTGPTCSTNIDDCSPNNCSHGGTCQDLVNGFKCVCPPQWTGKTCQLDANECEAKPCVNAKSCKNLIASYYCDCLPGWMGQNCDININDCLGQCQNDASCRDLVNGYRCICPPGYAGDHCETDIDECASNPCLNGGHCQNEINRFQCLCPTGFSGNLCQLDIDYCEPNPCQNGAQCYNRASDYFCKCPEDYEVIDSCTVAMASNDTPEGVRYISSNVCGPHGKCKSQSGGKFTCDCNKGFTGTYCHENINDCESNPCKNGGTCIDGVNSYKCICSGGWEGAYCETNINDCSQNPCHNGGSCRDLVNDFYCDCKNGWKGKTCHSRDSQCDEATCNNGGTCYDEGDAFKCMCPGGWEGTTCNIARNSSCLPNPCHNGGTCVVNGESFTCVCKEGWEGPICTQNTNDCSPHPCYNSGTCVDGENWYRCECAPGFAGPDCRININECQSSPCAFGATCVDEINGYRCVCPPGHSGAKCQEVSGRSCITVGSVIPDGAKWDDDCNTCQCLDGRIACSKVWCGPRPCSLHKGHSECPSGQSCIPILDAQCFVRPCTGVGECRSSSLQPVKTKCASDPYYQDNCANITFTFNKEMMSPGLTTEHICSELRNLNILKNVSAEYSIYIACEPSPSANNEIHVAISAEDIRDDGNPIKEITDKIIDLVSKREGNSSLIAAVAEVRVQRRPLKNRTDFLVPLLSSVLTVAWVCCLVTAFYWCVRKRRKPGSHARSASEESTTNNVREQLNQIKNPIEKHGANTVPIKDYENKNSKMSKIRTHNSEVEEDDMDKHQQKARFARQATYTLVDREEKSPHGTPAKHPNWTNKQDNRDLESAQSLNRMEYIV